Proteins from one Comamonas flocculans genomic window:
- the odhB gene encoding 2-oxoglutarate dehydrogenase complex dihydrolipoyllysine-residue succinyltransferase → MSIVEVKVPELSESVEEATLLQWKKQAGEAVAQDEILIEIETDKVVLEVPAPSAGVLSEILQADGATVTASQVIARIDTEAVAGAPAPAPASAPAAPAPAAPAPSGAAPAPAPAGGSKAGVAMPAAAKILAENKLSAANVSGSGRDGRVTKGDALAAVAAGTKAAAIPTGVPSKALPQVAAPVVPDLGDRPEQRVAMSRLRARVAERLLQSQATNAILTTFNEVNMAPVMELRKKFQDQFTKEHGVKLGFMSFFVKAAVHALKKFPAVNASVDGTDIVYHGYFDIGIAVGSPRGLVVPILRNADQMSFADIEKKIAEFGKKAADGKLTLDELTGGTFSISNGGVFGSMLSTPIINPPQSAILGVHATKERAVVENGQIVIRPMNYLALSYDHRIIDGREAVLSLVAMKDALEDPSRLLFDI, encoded by the coding sequence GAGATCCTGATCGAGATCGAGACCGACAAGGTGGTGCTCGAAGTGCCCGCGCCCTCGGCCGGCGTGCTCAGTGAAATTCTGCAGGCCGACGGAGCCACCGTGACGGCCAGCCAGGTGATCGCCAGGATCGACACGGAGGCGGTGGCGGGCGCGCCGGCCCCCGCACCCGCCTCGGCACCGGCGGCGCCCGCCCCCGCAGCGCCCGCGCCTTCGGGCGCAGCCCCGGCGCCCGCGCCGGCGGGTGGCAGCAAGGCGGGTGTCGCCATGCCGGCGGCGGCCAAGATCCTGGCGGAAAACAAGCTCTCTGCCGCCAATGTGAGCGGCAGCGGGCGCGATGGGCGCGTGACCAAGGGCGACGCGCTGGCCGCCGTCGCCGCTGGCACCAAGGCCGCCGCCATCCCGACCGGCGTGCCCAGCAAGGCGCTGCCGCAGGTGGCCGCGCCCGTGGTGCCCGACCTGGGCGATCGCCCCGAGCAGCGCGTCGCCATGAGCCGCCTGCGCGCGCGCGTGGCCGAGCGCCTGCTGCAGTCGCAGGCCACCAACGCCATCCTGACCACCTTCAACGAGGTGAACATGGCGCCGGTGATGGAGCTGCGCAAGAAGTTTCAGGACCAGTTCACCAAGGAGCACGGCGTCAAGCTCGGCTTCATGTCCTTCTTCGTGAAGGCGGCGGTGCATGCGCTCAAGAAGTTTCCGGCGGTCAATGCATCGGTGGACGGCACCGACATCGTCTACCACGGCTACTTCGACATCGGCATCGCCGTCGGTTCGCCGCGCGGCCTGGTGGTGCCCATCCTGCGCAACGCCGACCAGATGAGCTTTGCCGACATCGAGAAGAAGATCGCCGAGTTCGGCAAGAAGGCGGCCGATGGCAAGCTCACCCTGGACGAACTCACCGGCGGCACCTTCTCGATCTCCAATGGCGGCGTGTTCGGCTCCATGCTCTCCACGCCCATCATCAACCCGCCGCAGTCGGCCATCTTGGGCGTGCATGCGACCAAGGAGCGCGCGGTGGTGGAAAACGGCCAGATCGTGATCCGCCCGATGAACTACCTGGCGCTCAGCTACGACCACCGCATCATCGACGGGCGCGAGGCGGTGCTCAGCCTGGTGGCGATGAAGGACGCGCTGGAAGACCCCTCGCGCCTGCTGTTCGATATTTGA